A stretch of Candidatus Palauibacter australiensis DNA encodes these proteins:
- the tsf gene encoding translation elongation factor Ts, producing MTQITAGAVKALRDRTGAGMMDCKRALIESEGDAERAIDLLRKAGAAKAAKREARAVSEGTIRIAMRDGSASMVEVLSETDFVARSEAFEDFARDLADRLFDLPLQDGETVRGDALLQLEGGGAIESHLNELRVQVGENVQVGRAVRYDLGAHGAFASYVHFGNRIGVLLEVSGSGDAALEAARGIAMHAAATNPRGVSPDDIPEAEVERERKLLTEQALEQGKPASITERIVEGRMRKFYEENALLWQAYVRDPDLTVKDVLGKAGEDLAVRRFVRFEVGG from the coding sequence ATGACGCAGATCACGGCCGGGGCGGTGAAGGCTCTCCGCGACCGGACAGGTGCCGGGATGATGGACTGCAAGCGCGCGCTCATCGAATCGGAGGGAGATGCGGAGCGGGCCATCGACCTGCTCAGGAAGGCGGGCGCGGCGAAGGCGGCGAAGCGCGAGGCGCGCGCGGTGTCGGAGGGTACGATCCGCATCGCGATGCGTGACGGGTCCGCCTCGATGGTCGAGGTGCTGAGCGAAACGGACTTCGTAGCGCGCAGCGAAGCGTTCGAGGATTTCGCGCGGGATCTGGCGGATCGGCTGTTCGACCTCCCGCTGCAGGACGGGGAGACCGTGCGCGGCGATGCGCTGCTCCAGCTCGAGGGGGGAGGCGCAATCGAGAGCCACCTCAACGAACTGCGGGTCCAGGTCGGAGAGAACGTCCAGGTAGGACGCGCCGTGCGCTATGACCTCGGCGCGCACGGGGCCTTCGCGTCCTACGTCCACTTCGGGAATCGCATCGGCGTGCTGCTGGAGGTTTCGGGCTCGGGCGACGCGGCGCTGGAGGCGGCCCGCGGGATCGCGATGCATGCCGCGGCCACAAACCCCCGGGGCGTGTCGCCGGACGACATTCCGGAGGCGGAGGTCGAACGCGAGCGCAAGTTGCTGACCGAACAGGCGCTGGAGCAGGGCAAGCCGGCCTCGATCACCGAAAGGATCGTGGAGGGCCGCATGCGCAAGTTCTATGAGGAGAACGCGCTTCTGTGGCAGGCCTACGTGCGGGATCCGGACCTGACGGTGAAGGACGTTCTGGGCAAGGCGGGAGAGGATCTGGCGGTTCGGCGGTTCGTCCGCTTCGAGGTGGGCGGCTGA
- the pyrH gene encoding UMP kinase, translated as MPAGAGGLKYRRALVKLSGESLAGNRGFGIDPPVIEKLTHEIRRVHESGVSLGLVVGGGNIMRGTVASARGMDRVSADYMGMLATVINAMALQDMLEQSGVETRVMSAIRMEELAEPYIRRRALRHLEKRRVVIFAGGTGNPYFSTDTAAVLRAIEMEADVIMKATRVDGVYTADPETDPEASLIDEIGYLEVMTRELGVMDAAAISLCKDNSLPIVVLNIKRPGAILAALRGERIGTLVA; from the coding sequence ATTCCTGCGGGTGCGGGCGGCCTGAAGTATCGCCGCGCCCTCGTGAAGCTCTCCGGCGAATCGCTCGCCGGAAACCGGGGGTTCGGCATCGACCCGCCCGTCATCGAGAAACTCACGCACGAGATTCGCCGCGTCCACGAGAGCGGCGTGAGCCTCGGGCTCGTCGTGGGCGGCGGGAACATCATGCGCGGCACGGTGGCGAGCGCGCGCGGCATGGATCGCGTGAGCGCGGACTACATGGGCATGCTCGCGACCGTGATCAACGCGATGGCGCTTCAGGACATGCTCGAGCAGTCCGGCGTGGAGACGCGGGTCATGTCCGCCATCCGGATGGAGGAACTCGCGGAGCCCTACATCCGGCGTCGCGCGCTGCGCCATCTCGAGAAGCGTAGGGTCGTGATCTTCGCCGGAGGTACGGGGAACCCGTATTTTTCCACCGACACGGCGGCCGTGCTCCGGGCGATCGAGATGGAAGCCGACGTGATCATGAAGGCGACGCGGGTCGACGGCGTGTACACGGCGGACCCGGAGACCGACCCGGAAGCCTCGCTCATCGACGAGATCGGGTATCTTGAGGTCATGACCCGTGAACTCGGCGTCATGGACGCGGCGGCGATCTCGCTGTGCAAGGACAACTCGCTGCCCATCGTCGTCTTGAACATCAAGCGGCCGGGTGCAATCCTGGCAGCGTTGCGAGGCGAGAGGATCGGGACCCTCGTCGCGTAA
- the frr gene encoding ribosome recycling factor, with the protein MPEETLENAVLAMESAIEAIAREFATVRTGKATTAILDGVRVEAYGSIVQLRQVANVSAPEPTMLLVQPYDPNIARDVARAIQSGDLGLNPSVDGAVVRVPIPPLTEERRRELVKILHRMAEEGRVSIRHARHEARDRLLKMQRDGEVGEDICRRTMTEVQTHTDDYVKKIDAMLTRREAEVMEV; encoded by the coding sequence GTGCCGGAGGAGACGCTGGAGAATGCGGTCCTGGCGATGGAAAGCGCGATCGAGGCGATTGCGCGGGAATTCGCCACCGTTCGTACGGGCAAGGCGACGACGGCGATTCTCGACGGCGTGAGGGTCGAGGCGTACGGCTCGATCGTCCAGCTGCGCCAGGTGGCGAACGTCAGCGCCCCCGAGCCGACGATGCTCCTCGTGCAGCCGTACGATCCGAACATCGCCCGCGATGTGGCGCGCGCGATCCAGAGCGGCGACCTGGGGCTCAACCCTTCCGTGGACGGCGCGGTGGTCCGGGTGCCCATCCCGCCGCTGACCGAGGAGCGCCGGCGCGAACTCGTCAAGATCCTCCACCGAATGGCGGAGGAGGGCCGGGTGTCGATCCGGCACGCGCGGCATGAAGCGCGCGATCGGCTCCTGAAGATGCAGCGGGACGGGGAGGTCGGCGAGGACATCTGCCGCCGCACGATGACCGAGGTCCAGACGCACACCGACGACTACGTGAAGAAGATCGACGCGATGCTGACGCGCAGGGAAGCGGAGGTGATGGAGGTTTGA